In Fusarium fujikuroi IMI 58289 draft genome, chromosome FFUJ_chr08, one genomic interval encodes:
- a CDS encoding related to RTM1 protein, with protein sequence MAGYIFYNYNPNMVAAVIFIVVFGLSALLHTYQLVRSRTWYFIPFLIGCLFECVGYVGRALSAQEAPDFTKNPYIIQSLLLLLGPALLAASIYMVLGRLIRLLDAGDLSIISPRWLTKVFVAGDVMSFLAQSAGGGMLATAKTKSAVKRGENIIVGGLGIQIIFFGFFMIVTLVFHLRINRNPTQKSQEITTPWKKLLFVLYSASLFIMVRSVFRVAEYVMGKDSELQSKEYFIYIFDALLMSLVVVSLNVFHPSRVINHEMDRKRIVSQDGYALESQPEGRDDRDRRYSLSPVRPKHAH encoded by the exons ATGGCGGGCTATATCTTCTACAACTATAACCCAAATATGGTGGCAGCTGTCATATTTATTGTTGTCTTCGGTCTTTCTGCATTATTACACACATACCAGCTTGTTCGATCACGAACATGGTACTTTATTCCGTTCTTGATCGGATGTCTTT TTGAGTGTGTAGGCTACGTCGGTCGAGCTCTATCAGCGCAAGAAGCACCAGACTTCACCAAGAACCCCTACATCATCCagtctcttctcttgctgcTCGGTCCAGCCCTCCTCGCCGCATCGATTTACATGGTACTCGGCCGTCTCATTCGACTTCTCGATGCTGGCGACCTTTCCATCATTAGCCCCCGATGGTTGACGAAGGTCTTTGTTGCTGGAGATGTCATGTCCTTCCTTGCACAAAGTGCTG GTGGTGGTATGCTTGCAACAGCGAAAACTAAGAGCGCTGTCAAGCGAGGTGAGAACATCATCGTCGGTGGCCTAGGCATTCAGATCATTttcttcggcttcttcatGATCGTCACTCTTGTCTTCCACCTCCGCATCAACCGCAACCCTACACAAAAGTCTCAAGAGATCACAACGCCTTGGAAGAAGCTCCTCTTCGTGCTTTACTCAGCCAGTTTGTTCATTATGGTCCGATCCGTCTTCCGTGTCGCCGAGTACGTCATGGGCAAGGACAGCGAGCTCCAATCGAAGGAGTACTTCATCTACATCTTCGATGCCCTCCTCATGAGTCTCGTTGTGGTTTCCCTCAACGTGTTCCATCCCAGCCGCGTGATCAACCACGAGATGGACAGGAAGCGAATTGTCAGCCAGGATGGATATGCGCTGGAGAGCCAGCCCGAGGGCAGAGATGACAGAGACCGACGATACTCACTCTCACCTGTTCGTCCTAAGCATGCCCATTGA